Proteins encoded within one genomic window of Cytophagia bacterium CHB2:
- a CDS encoding DoxX family protein yields MDIVFLIGRIIVGVYWIFGGYAHFAQAQAMIPWTQSKGVPFPGLAVRGSGAMIILGGLSIILGLYPLVGVALIVLFIIPVASTMHNFWTIQDPMARQMDMTFFMKDF; encoded by the coding sequence ATGGATATTGTGTTTCTGATCGGTAGGATTATTGTCGGTGTGTATTGGATTTTCGGCGGCTATGCCCACTTTGCCCAGGCGCAAGCCATGATTCCCTGGACGCAGTCAAAAGGCGTGCCTTTCCCGGGTCTGGCTGTGCGCGGCAGCGGTGCAATGATTATCCTCGGTGGACTGAGTATCATACTGGGGCTGTACCCGCTGGTGGGAGTTGCCTTGATCGTGCTCTTCATCATCCCGGTCGCGTCAACCATGCACAATTTCTGGACGATTCAAGATCCTATGGCGCGCCAGATGGATATGACCTTCTTCATGAAAGATTTCTG